A stretch of DNA from Spirosoma endbachense:
GGTATCGAGCGTGATCGGTATTCTGTCAGGCATCATCCCTGCCTTTTCGGCGGCCCGGCTCGATCCTGTTATTGCAATCCGGGCCAAGTAAGTTTAAGGATATTTCTGGCGCTTCCCACCGTCAGTCAGCAGCCTTTTTACGAACAATTCCTGCCCGACTCCGTTCTGTTTACTGAACATATACAAAAATTTCGTCTATTTGCACGGTATAAAACCGCAACTTAACCAAACAAGTCCATGCGAGGGTTACTGTACTTCCTGTTATTTTTATTAGTTGTTTTTGGTGTTCTGTATGCACTTACCGGCTGGAGTTTCAGCGATGGAGAACGAGCCGGTACGATCTCTAAATTTAGCCGTCGGGGTTATCTTTTTAAAACCTATGAAGGTGTTCTCAATGTTGGCGGATTCTCCGGCGAAACAGGCTCACTCACTCCGCAGTACTTCGATTTTTCTGTTAAAGATGAAGCGGTAGCGAAACAGATTACCAACGCAGTGAAAACCGGGCAGCGCGTTACGCTCCACTACGAAGAAAAGATCCTGAAATTTCCGTGGAATGGCGAGACAAAATACTACATCACCGGTTTAGAAGTGGTGGGCCCTCCCCCTTCGCCTTACGGTACGAATCCAGCCTATCCGGGTGGACAGCAAACCACTCCGCAGCAGCCTCAACCAACTCAACCGCAGCCACAATCGGCCACTGTCGATTCTACAATTTAAGTTTCTTCGTTTCATATCGTTACTATCGGACGTACCCTAATAATGGGTACGTCCGATTTTATTTTCAGATAGTTTTTATTATGGCCGCCAATCCTGATTACAAGAGCCTATGATAAGATTTCCAATAACTTACGCCAGGCATGCACAGTAACTAAATCAGAAATGACGGCTTGCGTTTAGCCGTCTCTCATCGCTAAAAGAAGCAAAAGCAGTCTTATAAGCTGACAATCAACAAGTAGACACTTTATTTAAATCTATATCAATAGTAGCTTATAAAATTCAGCAATAAAATCTCTTTTTAAACGCGTCAACAAGCCCCAACTATTTCAAAAAACCGTTTGGTAATCCGGGCAATTTTGGTTAATTTTATCTGTTTAAAACAACCATCCTAACATGGCAAAATCAGATACGGCGCAAGCCACAGCATCTGCTCATGACAACAAGTTAAAGGCTCTGCAAACCACTATTGAAAAGTTAGATAAAGCTTTTGGGAAAGGCACTGTAATGCGCCTGAGCGAAAGCAAAGTCGTAGATGTTCCTGTCATTTCGACGGGCTCGCTAGGGCTTGATTTGGCATTGGGTATTGGTGGAATGCCGCGTGGGCGAGTTGTTGAAATATATGGCCCTGAATCATCAGGTAAAACCACGCTGACGATGCACTGCATCGCCGAAGCACAGAAAGCGGGTGGTCTGGCTGCATTTATCGACGCTGAACATGCTTTTGATCGGGTCTACGCTGAAAAGCTCGGCATTGACACGAAAAACCTGCTTATCTCGCAACCTGATAATGGCGAACAAGCCCTCGAAATCGCTGAACACCTGATTAGCTCGGGTGCCATCGACATTATCGTTATTGACTCCGTAGCCGCACTCGTACCAAAAGCCGAAATCGAAGGCGAAATGGGCGAAAGCAAAATGGGTCTGCAAGCACGACTGATGTCGCAGGCGTTGCGCAAACTGACCGGTACGATCAATAAAACAGGTTGCTGCTGCATTTTCATTAACCAGCTTCGCGAAAAGATTGGTGTGATGTTCGGTAACCCTGAAACAACAACCGGTGGTAACGCCCTGAAATTCTACGCATCGGTTCGGATCGATATTCGTCGCATTGGCCAAATCAAAGAAGGCGCCGATAACGTTGTGGGTAACCGGACTAAAGTGAAAGTCGTTAAAAACAAATTGGCGGCTCCATTTAAAGTCGTTGAATTCGACATTATGTATGGTCAGGGTATCTCAAAAGTTGGCGAAATTCTTGACCTGGCTGTTGAAATGGAGATCGTTAAAAAGTCGGGTTCATGGTTCTCGTACGGCACTAGCCGTCTTGCACAGGGGCGTGATGCCGTCAAGGAGTTACTGCTCGATAACCCCGAACTGATGGCTGAACTGGAAGCAAAAATCCGGGCAAAAATCGCTGATGATCAGGAAGCCCTGATCGATCCGGTTCTTGCAGCTACTGAAGCCGACGACGAAGGCGAAATTGACGATTAAGTTTTATTATTCTTTGTAGAATGAGGTGGTTGGGTTTTCTCGGCCACCTCTTTTTTTATTTTTGCAAGTGAGTATCCAGATCGGAAGGTTTTATGGCTGCCCGGTTTACGCATTAGTTCGCCTACACACCCACCCGGATGTGGCTGCTGATACACCAGCCTCAACCAAGCAACCAGGCAATGTCGAATCATCACAACAAACTCACCGTCTGTCCTAACTGTGGCACAGACTTAGGTCCGGAAGACAATTTCTGCCCGAACTGTGGTCAGGAAAACCACGAAGTCAAACTGCCACTTGGCCATATTTTCTATGAGTTTGCTGAAAGTATCACCCACTTCGACAATAAATTGTGGAACTCATTAAAAGCAATTTTCACGCGTCCGGGGAAAATGACCGCCGAATTTCTGGAAGGGAAGCGAGCACGGTATGTACCACCGGCAAGGTTGTATGTATTTGTGAGCGTTATCTTTTTTTTCCTGATCGGCAAATTTGCTGATCATCAGTTAGAGGAACGTATCAGGCGGATGAATGGGATTTCTACCGATCAAACAGAGGCTGACACGACTGATCGTGACACTGGAATAAAGATTGATCTGGAGGGGCTCATAAACAACGACAGCTTATTGGATAGTCATGGTCTGCACAAAATAGCGACCAGGATCGACTTTAATACGTTGGTGGATTCGGTGGGTCTGGCCCGAACATCGCGTCGTATTAAACGGCTTCAACCCTACCAGCTGGATTCATTATTGACCAAAGCTAACCTAACCCTGGCAGACTCGAACCGGGCTAAGCTTCGGGAGTTAATTGAGCTTGTTCCGGCCAACCCAAAAGTGTCGTTTAGTTTTGGACCCACCCTCAGTACCAAAGAGTTTAAAACAGATGCCGAACGAGAGGAATATGAAGAGAAGTTAAGCCACATGCCCGATGCTCAGATAGATTCGCTCATTCGGGCCGAAGGCGACACGCCAAACTGGTTCATGAGAAAGCTCTATCGGCGACAGGGCAAACTCGCACACTTAGGTAAAGGCGAAAATACAGAGAAGTTTCTGCACGCCAGTACGAAGAATCTCTCGGTTGTCATGTTTGTTCTTATGCCATTTGTTGCCGTTCTTCTGCTTTTAATCTATTTCCGACGTGGGCGGTATTATTATGAGCACCTGATCTTTTCTGTCCACATTCATACCGTACTCTTCCTGATTTTTTCAGTAGTGTTACTCTCTACTTATTACGTAAACCCAACAGTAACTACTTCCATTCTGGGCTGGACGTTATGGGTATGCTGGCTGTATTTTTTACTCTCGCTAAAACGGGTTTACCAGCAATCATGGGGTAAAACCATTTTGAAGTTTCTCTTGCTCAGTGTGATGTATTGGTTTGTCGCAACGATTTTTCTGATCGGCTCCTTCGGTGTTGGACTGCTTACCTTTTAAACCTTAAGGTCATAAAAACAGGAAAGCCCGGCTGTATAGCCGGGCTTTCCTGTAAATAGATGGAGTCCGTTTTGGCTCCCTTTATTAACGCTGGTCGATCGCCTTGAATTCCCGGAGTGTAGCCCCGGTATAAATCTGACGAGGGCGTCCGATTGGCTCTTTCTGTTCACGCATTTCTTTCCATTGCGCAATCCAGCCGGGCAAACGACCAATGGCAAACATAACCGTAAACATATTCGTTGGAATGCCCAGCGCCCGATAGATGATTCCAGAATAGAAATCAACGTTCGGATACAATTTACGCTGGATGAAGTACTCATCGTGCAGAGCCGCTTCTTCCAGACCTTTGGCAATTTCCAGAACCGGGTCATTGACACCGAGTTTGCTCAACACGTCATCGGCAGCTTTCTTGATGATTCGGGCACGGGGATCGAAGTTTTTATAAACGCGGTGACCGAAACCAAAGAGCCGGAAGCCCGTTGTTTTGGCATTTTTCGCCATATCAACGTACTTGCTGACGTCACCACCATCGGCTTTGATGGCTTCGAGCATTTCAATGACTTCCTGATTGGCACCACCGTGCAATGGGCCCCATAATGCACTAATACCTGACGAAATAGACGAATAGATATTTGCCTGTGACGAACCAACAAGCCGTACGGTTGACGTCGAACAGTTTTGTTCGTGATCGGCGTGCAGAATAAGCAGAACGTTCAGCGCTTCAGCGACAACTGGATCTACTTTATAATCCTCTACTGGCAGAGCGAACATCATATTCAGGAAGTTCGGAATGTAGTCGAGGTTATTTTTGGGATAATTGGTCGGGTGCCCTAACGACCGCTTATACGACCAGGTAGCAATTGTTGGCAGTTTGGCTAACAACCGCACAATATGCAGAGCCGGATCATTCTTTTCGTCCTGCGAATCAGGATAGAAAGCGCTCATGGCACTCACCAGTGACGATAAAACACCCATTGGGTGGGCATTGACCGGAAACCCGTCAAAGATTTTCCGCATATCCTCATTAACGAGAGTATGACGACGGATACCGTTTTCAAATTGAGCATATTGCTCTTTGGTGGGTAATTCACCATAGATAAGCAAATAAGCAACCTCCAGAAACGACGCTTTGGCGGCTAAGTCTTCAATCGAGTAGCCCCGATATTGCAGGATGCCCTGCTCACCATCTAGAAACGTAATAGCGCTCTTTGTGGCACCGGTGTTTTTATAGCCCCGGTCTAAGGTAACGTAGCCGGTTTGGTCACGGAGGTTGGAGATGTCGAAGGCTTTTTCGTGTTCCGTTCCTTCAAATGTCGGGAATTGGTACGATTTACCATCGACAGTAAGTTCAGCAGTGTTGGCCATACAAAAAATCAGGGTAGAGTATTCAGAAATATCGAATTAGGAGCCTGTCGAGCACCGGAGCACGTCCATGCCGGGCGAAATTAAGCCAAAAACCCAAACGGCGGATGAAATTATGTGAAAAAAGCCGCATTACCTTTGTATTAAAATGTAACAGGTAGAAAGCACAATAAGTTTTTCTCTATTGTTTATAGAAAATACCCCCTTTCATAACTGCCTGAACGCGACGTAAATCGGCAATTGTTTTTGTTGGATCGCCCTCCACAACGACCAGATCGGCCAGTAGCCCCGCCTTAACCCGCCCACGGTCGGCCAGGTGAAACACATCGGCATTGACCGACGTAGCCGATCGCAACACATCGAGTGGTTTCATTCCATAATCGACCATCATGCTCAATTCACGGGCATTGTCGCCATGGCTGAACACACCAACATCGCCCCCGGCGCAGATCGTTACGCCCGCATCAAGCGCCTGTTTAAACGTTACACGCTTCTCACGAATACGCGCAGGCTCGGGGTCCTGGCCTTTTTTCCAACCACGATACTGGCTAACGGCATCACCAGCGGCCAGCGTTGGGCAAAGAGCAGTACCATGTTGTTTCATAAGCGCAAAAATGTCGAGGGTGCCAGCGTCTCCGTGTTCTACAGTTTCGCAACCACCCAGAATAGCCCGGCGCATTCCTTCGGCGGTACTGGCATGCGCCACTACCGAGCGACCACTGCTTTTAGCCACCTCGACAATAAGCTTAATTTCATCAACAGTATAGGTCGGCCGGGCTTCGGCCATGAGTCCCCAGCGGTAATCGGCATATATTTTTATGGCATCAGCTCCTTTACCAATCTGCCGCCGAACAGCCTGAATCAACGCATCATGTCCATCGGCTTCTTCGGCTCCCTGGGGTACATCGATATCGGCACTGAAACCTTTGGGGGCATAGCTGCCCGTTGCGATCAGCGCACGTGTAACCACGATCATCCGTGGCCCAGGAATAATGCCCTGGTTAATGGCTTGTTTGAGTCCTACGTCGTCATAATCGGCACCTTCAGTACCCAGATCGCGCACGGTTGTAAAACCTGCCATGAGCGTTTTCTGCGCATGAACTGTGGCCCGCGCTACCCGCAGTGACCTGGCCTCTTTCAATACCTGATCGTCCCAGGTTGTTTCGTTGTAGGGATGCAACAAGAGATGGGAGTGGCCTTCAATTAAGCCGGGTAATAAGGTTGCGCCTTTTAAGTCGACAACCGACACATCGGCCCCGCTTGCTGAAACCGAAGAAGAAGGGCCAGCCGCTTCGATCTTATCGCCTTTTACCCGTACGACCCAACCTTCATGCATGGTTTCACCATCGAAAACACGGTCGGGACGCAATAAATAGGCTGTTTGAGCGAAAAGAGTACCAGGTAAGCAGAATACAACCAGAAGATAGAGTCTGTTCATGAAGTAAGGTTCATAGTAAAACCAAAAATACGCAAAAAGGAGCCATTTGACTCCTCTTTACCACTACCTATCTGTTATTGATCGATTAACTATGCTTTCTGTTAATTGCATCCCACGCACCCTTTCCAAATACGAGAACGACTAATCCCGGCAGCAAAATAGCACCAGCTCGAAAACCCGCTCCGGTAAGCTTGTAAACGCCTGTATTATATTGCGTAAAGCTCTGAAACAGATAGTAGACAGATGCAGCCAATAAAGCAACGGTTATACCGATAGCCAGTGGCTGGCTAAACCGTCCGGCAATCCAGGTTATCAGAAGGGACACTACAATAACCAGAGCAACCGAACCGATCGCTTTCGGAAAGGTTTCGATCGCTGTATAATCAAAAAAGAACACCCCAGCCTGACCAATCAGATTGGGGTGTGCCAGGAGCCAGCCGTCAAGCACGGCCAGCACAAGGAGTAAAATGTAAAAGAATGGATTACGCATAAAACTGTTTTCTCAGGCTGTTTTTAAGAACAACGAAGATAACAGCTTTTCTGTCTTCCTATCCCGCCAACTCCATTTTCAGGAACTTCCCGGTATAGCTTCCTTTCACCTCGGCTACCTTTTCGGGCGTTCCTTCGGCAATGATGTTGCCCCCTTTATTCCCACCTTCCGGACCAAGATCGATAAGGTGATCGGAGACTTTGATCACGTCCAGATTATGTTCGATGATCAGTACCGTATTGCCTTTGTCGGCGAGTTTATTCAACACATCGAGTAGGTGCGCAATATCCTGAAAGTGCAGCCCAGTAGTGGGTTCGTCGAGAATGTAGAGCGTTTTACCCGTATCTTTTTTGGACAACTCTTCGGCCAGCTTTACGCGCTGAGCTTCACCACCCGATAAGGTGGTGGCATGTTGGCCAAGTGTGATATAACCCAGCCCTACATCGTTCAGTGTCGTTACTTTACGCAGAATTTTCGGCTGACTGGCGAAGAAATCAAGCGCCTGCTCAACCGTCATATCGAGCACATCGGCAATGGATTTACCCTTAAACCGCACTTCAAGCGTTTCACGATTGAACCGTTTGCCTTTGCAGGTTTCACACATGACATGCACATCGGGCAGAAATTCCATTTCAATTTTCTTCATACCCGCTCCCTCGCAATCTTCACAACGACCACCTTTTACATTGAATGAGAACCGACCAGGTTTATAACCTCTGATTTTGGCTTCAGGCAGTTCGGCAAATAACGTCCGGATTTCAGAGAACATGCCGGTATAAGTCGCTGGATTCGAGCGGGGTGTCCGACCGATTGGCGATTGATCTACTTCAATAACCTTATCAAGATATTCCAGGCCCTCTACCGATTTGAATGGCAGTGGTTCACGCTTCGACTTATAGAAATGGCGATTCAAAACCGGAAACAATGTTTCGTGAATCAGCGACGATTTCCCACTACCCGACACACCCGTAATGGTAACCATCCGGCCAAGTGGCAGTTTGAGCGTTACGTTTTTGAGATTATTTCCAGTTGCATTCTTGATAATCAGAAACTTACCATTCCCCTTACGGCGTTCGGACGGTACTTCGATGTTCCGACGACCGCTTAAATAATCGGCTGTTGTACCACCATTTCGAATGAATTCAGCGGGAGTACCAATACCAACCACCTGACCGCCGTGACGGCCAGCGCCGGGACCAATATCGAGTATAAAATCAGACTCGAGCATCATGTCTTTATCGTGCTCAACAACCAGCACCGTATTGCCCAGATCGCGCAGATTCTTCAGCGAATCGATCAGTTTAACGTTATCGCGCTGGTGCAGACCGATACTTGGCTCGTCCATTATATAGAGCACGCCCACCAGTTGTGTCCCAATCTGCGTTGCCAGACGAATACGCTGCGCTTCGCCCCCCGACAGCGTACGTAGCGGCCGGTCGAGCGTGAGATAATCCAGGCCAATGTCGAGCAGAAAGCCGATGCGCTTCCGAATCTCTTTCAATATTTCCTTAGCGATTGTATTCTGACGATCGCTCAAGCGACTTTCCAGTCCATCGAACCAGGCGGTCAGCTCCGAAATGTCCATACGGGCCAGTTCGGAGATATTTTTCTGGTCGATCCTGAAATACAGTGACTCTTTTTTCAATCGTGCACCATCGCACTCAGGGCAGCTCTTAACGACCATAAAATCTTTAAGCCACTCCTGAATTTTATCGGTGCTGTTCTCCTGCTGCCGTTTCAGAAAATTAACAATTCCCTCAAACTTAAAGCTGTAATAGTCTTCACGAGTGTCGGCCCGGCCGGTATCCTTTTTCGAAGGCATAGCAGCTTCGTCTTCCGTGCCATACATGAGTGCATGGAGCAGGTCTTCGGGAAACTTAACAACGGGCGTCGTGAGGTTGAGTTTGTATTTTTTCAGAATTGCTTCGATTTCCTTAAAAATCCACAATTCGCGATATTCACCCAAAGGGGCAATAGCTCCCCGGCTAATACTCAATGATTTATCTGGAATAACGGACTCTTCCGTAATTTCTTCAACCACGCCAAGACCATTACAAACCGGACAGGCTCCGTAGGGTGAGTTGAACGAAAACGAGTTCGGCGAAGGCTCGTCATAACTGATACCCGATTCCGGGTCCATCAGATTCTGCGAGAAATAGACCAGTTGCCCCGCGCCATCCAGCATCTGCATGGCACCTTTGCCCTGTTTCAGTGCCGTTTGTATTGACTGGCTCAACCGATAACGATCTTCCGTTTTCGGCACCAGTCGATCGATCACGATTTCAATATCGTGGATTTTGTAGCGATCCAACTGCATCTTCGGCGCTATATCCTGCACGACGCCATCGACACGAACTTTGGTATAGCCCGTCTTGGCAATCTGGACAAAAAGCTCGCGATAGTGCCCTTTCCGACCTTTAATGATTGGGGCCAGCAAGGTCAGTTTTTGGCCAGCATATTGTTCCAGAATGGTATCAATAATCTGGTCCTGTGATTGCCGTTCCATTTTTCGGCCTGTCACATAGGAGAATGCTTCACCTGCGCGGGCGTAGAACAGACGCAGGAAGTCATAAATTTCGGTCGTGGTCCCAACCGTTGAACGGGGGTTTTTGGAGGTAGTTTTCTGTTCGATGGAAATCACCGGACTCAACCCGTTGATTTTGTCTACATCGGGCCGCTCCATATCGCCAATAAACGAACGGGCATAAGCCGAAAAACTTTCCATGTAACGCCGTTGGCCTTCAGCGTAGATCGTATCGAACGCGAGCGACGATTTGCCGCTGCCGCTGATACCCGTCACGACAACCAGCTTGTTGCGGGGAATGGTGACATCAATATTTTTCAGGTTGTGTTCGCGGGCTCCGAGGACTTCTATCTGGTCGTAACCCGTCAGGTCAACATCGGTAAGTCCGGGCCGAAGCTCGGTTGCTTTTTCTTCTGTCACGTTGGATTGGCTTATTCTAAAGAACAACGTAAAACAGGCAAGGGTAGTTTCCTGAGAAATACATATGTAATGTAGAAAAGCGACCGTTACCAGGCTTCCTGTTTCAGGACCGAATGGTCTTCATATAGATGACCAACTATGTTCACCTCCGTCTGATGGGGTAACAAATTTTACTAATCAACTGATTGCTGACGCCTATAAGATGCAAGAGATTGCGTCTCTACAACATGGATGAAACAAAATTTCAAAATAAATATCGTATTGAACCTGCGCGACTGGAGGATTATGATTATGGGGCAAATGGCGCCTATTTTATTACCATCTGCTCCAAAAACAAAATTTGTTATTTCGG
This window harbors:
- a CDS encoding citrate synthase; translated protein: MANTAELTVDGKSYQFPTFEGTEHEKAFDISNLRDQTGYVTLDRGYKNTGATKSAITFLDGEQGILQYRGYSIEDLAAKASFLEVAYLLIYGELPTKEQYAQFENGIRRHTLVNEDMRKIFDGFPVNAHPMGVLSSLVSAMSAFYPDSQDEKNDPALHIVRLLAKLPTIATWSYKRSLGHPTNYPKNNLDYIPNFLNMMFALPVEDYKVDPVVAEALNVLLILHADHEQNCSTSTVRLVGSSQANIYSSISSGISALWGPLHGGANQEVIEMLEAIKADGGDVSKYVDMAKNAKTTGFRLFGFGHRVYKNFDPRARIIKKAADDVLSKLGVNDPVLEIAKGLEEAALHDEYFIQRKLYPNVDFYSGIIYRALGIPTNMFTVMFAIGRLPGWIAQWKEMREQKEPIGRPRQIYTGATLREFKAIDQR
- a CDS encoding metal-dependent hydrolase family protein; amino-acid sequence: MNRLYLLVVFCLPGTLFAQTAYLLRPDRVFDGETMHEGWVVRVKGDKIEAAGPSSSVSASGADVSVVDLKGATLLPGLIEGHSHLLLHPYNETTWDDQVLKEARSLRVARATVHAQKTLMAGFTTVRDLGTEGADYDDVGLKQAINQGIIPGPRMIVVTRALIATGSYAPKGFSADIDVPQGAEEADGHDALIQAVRRQIGKGADAIKIYADYRWGLMAEARPTYTVDEIKLIVEVAKSSGRSVVAHASTAEGMRRAILGGCETVEHGDAGTLDIFALMKQHGTALCPTLAAGDAVSQYRGWKKGQDPEPARIREKRVTFKQALDAGVTICAGGDVGVFSHGDNARELSMMVDYGMKPLDVLRSATSVNADVFHLADRGRVKAGLLADLVVVEGDPTKTIADLRRVQAVMKGGIFYKQ
- a CDS encoding DUF3667 domain-containing protein → MSNHHNKLTVCPNCGTDLGPEDNFCPNCGQENHEVKLPLGHIFYEFAESITHFDNKLWNSLKAIFTRPGKMTAEFLEGKRARYVPPARLYVFVSVIFFFLIGKFADHQLEERIRRMNGISTDQTEADTTDRDTGIKIDLEGLINNDSLLDSHGLHKIATRIDFNTLVDSVGLARTSRRIKRLQPYQLDSLLTKANLTLADSNRAKLRELIELVPANPKVSFSFGPTLSTKEFKTDAEREEYEEKLSHMPDAQIDSLIRAEGDTPNWFMRKLYRRQGKLAHLGKGENTEKFLHASTKNLSVVMFVLMPFVAVLLLLIYFRRGRYYYEHLIFSVHIHTVLFLIFSVVLLSTYYVNPTVTTSILGWTLWVCWLYFLLSLKRVYQQSWGKTILKFLLLSVMYWFVATIFLIGSFGVGLLTF
- the recA gene encoding recombinase RecA, with protein sequence MAKSDTAQATASAHDNKLKALQTTIEKLDKAFGKGTVMRLSESKVVDVPVISTGSLGLDLALGIGGMPRGRVVEIYGPESSGKTTLTMHCIAEAQKAGGLAAFIDAEHAFDRVYAEKLGIDTKNLLISQPDNGEQALEIAEHLISSGAIDIIVIDSVAALVPKAEIEGEMGESKMGLQARLMSQALRKLTGTINKTGCCCIFINQLREKIGVMFGNPETTTGGNALKFYASVRIDIRRIGQIKEGADNVVGNRTKVKVVKNKLAAPFKVVEFDIMYGQGISKVGEILDLAVEMEIVKKSGSWFSYGTSRLAQGRDAVKELLLDNPELMAELEAKIRAKIADDQEALIDPVLAATEADDEGEIDD
- the uvrA gene encoding excinuclease ABC subunit UvrA, producing MTEEKATELRPGLTDVDLTGYDQIEVLGAREHNLKNIDVTIPRNKLVVVTGISGSGKSSLAFDTIYAEGQRRYMESFSAYARSFIGDMERPDVDKINGLSPVISIEQKTTSKNPRSTVGTTTEIYDFLRLFYARAGEAFSYVTGRKMERQSQDQIIDTILEQYAGQKLTLLAPIIKGRKGHYRELFVQIAKTGYTKVRVDGVVQDIAPKMQLDRYKIHDIEIVIDRLVPKTEDRYRLSQSIQTALKQGKGAMQMLDGAGQLVYFSQNLMDPESGISYDEPSPNSFSFNSPYGACPVCNGLGVVEEITEESVIPDKSLSISRGAIAPLGEYRELWIFKEIEAILKKYKLNLTTPVVKFPEDLLHALMYGTEDEAAMPSKKDTGRADTREDYYSFKFEGIVNFLKRQQENSTDKIQEWLKDFMVVKSCPECDGARLKKESLYFRIDQKNISELARMDISELTAWFDGLESRLSDRQNTIAKEILKEIRKRIGFLLDIGLDYLTLDRPLRTLSGGEAQRIRLATQIGTQLVGVLYIMDEPSIGLHQRDNVKLIDSLKNLRDLGNTVLVVEHDKDMMLESDFILDIGPGAGRHGGQVVGIGTPAEFIRNGGTTADYLSGRRNIEVPSERRKGNGKFLIIKNATGNNLKNVTLKLPLGRMVTITGVSGSGKSSLIHETLFPVLNRHFYKSKREPLPFKSVEGLEYLDKVIEVDQSPIGRTPRSNPATYTGMFSEIRTLFAELPEAKIRGYKPGRFSFNVKGGRCEDCEGAGMKKIEMEFLPDVHVMCETCKGKRFNRETLEVRFKGKSIADVLDMTVEQALDFFASQPKILRKVTTLNDVGLGYITLGQHATTLSGGEAQRVKLAEELSKKDTGKTLYILDEPTTGLHFQDIAHLLDVLNKLADKGNTVLIIEHNLDVIKVSDHLIDLGPEGGNKGGNIIAEGTPEKVAEVKGSYTGKFLKMELAG